One Pararge aegeria chromosome 1, ilParAegt1.1, whole genome shotgun sequence genomic region harbors:
- the LOC120629919 gene encoding uncharacterized protein LOC120629919, producing the protein MAECYLICALFVCLNIFGVQGSIHVKGLLCQDPDTRKLYPINSTWPSESFCGNYTCKLRYKNFTQTEYAPVTKINNTSPEEKDKIVESDMNTSPSEQAFVLIKKVQPVQQPEHHKEAIKRINALTDDFKRDTDTDRYLTESEIKSITEILHTVKKSDLEAIVEIYNIAQDIYKEMDTNGEEKNIKDTYLYTKKSKENMLNKKISGKAKSSVSYWYEPLHQGGIKVNPTDLKVDGTNAVPTARSYSNPATYYQGPLTDRDFKNMPYYYPMSNFQRTSSYVHNTASQNMPNHAPHRAKSCRKQKFNNIAPTWVNTHNNVQAESGKPKMQPMLLPYPFSYVQHYNFSTYPASFYYSHYPWAQLEAYSGSRNYPQQYFGAYAAHVPNTAVVDNVQEIEQKSDVHYVKSDKVMDTANKTEGLNLPEWQTEELSPEVLEEVKANILEDSKLLKPIVKTVKLEKVGKVIKLDELTRTKRDLNNIDDKGVELEIVHYEPYIEKTTCESSVEPGFFRLGSPNEPYPACCPQKIDG; encoded by the exons ATGGCGGAATGCTATTTAATCTGCGCATTATTTGTGTGTTTGAACATTTTTGGCGTACAAGGATCTATACACGTGAAAG GCCTACTCTGTCAGGACCCAGATACTCGTAAACTTTACCCAATTAATTCAACATGGCCATCCGAAAGTTTTTGTGGTAATTATACGTGTAAACTTAGATATAAAAACTTCACTCAAACAGAATACGCGCCTGTTACGAAGATAAATAATACCTCACCagaagaaaaagataaaattgtAGAAAGTGACATGAACACCAGCCCCAGTGAACAGGCTTTTGTCTTAATCAAAAAAGTTCAACCAGTACAACAACCTGAACATCACAAAGAAGCGATAAAGAGGATAAATGCTTTGACAGATGATTTTAAAAGAGATACTGATACTGATAGATACCTAACAGAATccgaaataaaatcaataactgAAATATTACATACGGTAAAGAAAAGTGATTTAGAAGCTATTGTGGAAATATACAATATTGCTCAGGATATTTACAAAGAAATGGATACCAATGgagaggaaaaaaatattaaagatacCTATTTGTAtactaaaaaaagtaaagaaaatatgctcaataaaaaaatatcgggTAAAGCAAAAAGCTCTGTTTCATATTGGTATGAACCGCTTCACCAAGGTGGTATAAAAGTCAACCCTACGGATTTGAAAGTTGACGGCACAAATGCTGTTCCTACTGCAAGAAGTTATTCAAATCCTGCTACTTACTACCAAGGCCCACTAACAGACAGAGATTTCAAAAACATGCCTTATTATTATCCAATGTCAAATTTTCAGAGGACTTCATCGTATGTACACAATACAGCATCGCAAAATATGCCTAACCACGCACCACATCGTGCAAAGTCATGTAGGAAGCAGAAATTTAATAACATTGCACCAACCTGGGTAAACACACATAATAATGTACAGGCAGAATCAGGAAAACCTAAAATGCAACCAATGCTCCTTCCTTATCCGTTTTCTTACGTACAACATTATAACTTTAGTACATATCCAGCCAGCTTCTACTACAGTCACTATCCATGGGCTCAATTAGAAGCTTACAGTGGAAGTAGAAATTATCCGCAGCAATACTTTGGTGCATATGCAGCTCATGTTCCAAATACTGCAGTTGTCGACAATGTCCAAGAAATAGAGCAGAAATCCGATGTTCATTATGTAAAAAGTGATAAGGTAATGGATACTGCGAATAAGACAGAAGGACTGAATTTACCTGAATGGCAAACAGAAGAGCTGTCACCTGAAGTTCTTGAAGAAGTAAAGGCGAACATATTAGAAGATTCCAAGTTACTAAAACCtattgttaaaactgtaaaactaGAGAAGGTGGGAAAAGTCATTAAATTAGACGAACTTACACGAACCAAAAGAGATCTAAATAATATTGATGATAAAGGTGTTGAATTGGAAATTGTTCATTATGAGCCATATATCGAAAAAACaac